From a single Cupriavidus taiwanensis LMG 19424 genomic region:
- a CDS encoding DUF1428 domain-containing protein produces MSYIDGFVLAVSQANRDRYRQVAQRAAAVFKEHGALQVVECWGDDVPEGKVTSFTMAVQRKDDEAVVFSWILWPSREKRDSGMKAAMADPRLKEGMDPMPFDGQRMIFGGFEVIVDE; encoded by the coding sequence ATGTCCTATATCGACGGATTCGTGCTCGCCGTTTCCCAGGCCAATCGCGACCGCTATCGCCAGGTGGCGCAACGGGCCGCCGCGGTGTTCAAGGAACACGGTGCACTGCAGGTGGTGGAGTGCTGGGGAGACGATGTGCCGGAAGGCAAGGTCACGTCCTTTACGATGGCGGTGCAACGCAAGGACGATGAAGCCGTGGTGTTCTCGTGGATCCTGTGGCCGTCACGCGAAAAGCGCGACAGCGGCATGAAGGCGGCGATGGCAGACCCGCGGCTGAAGGAGGGCATGGACCCGATGCCGTTCGACGGGCAGCGGATGATCTTTGGCGGCTTCGAGGTGATTGTCGACGAATGA
- a CDS encoding phosphocholine-specific phospholipase C, with translation MVSRRKFLQAAAGTGFAAAALAAFPPSIRKALAIPANNATGTIQDVEHVVILMQENRSFDHYFGTLRGVRGFGDRFGIPLPGARQVWQQQRANGAVLTPYHLDGTSNNAQRAAGTPHAWLDSQQAWDHGRMANWPTYKTSTSMGYFREQEIPFQFALANAFTLCDAYHCSMHTGTDANRAFHLTGTNGPTAANVAFVNNEWDAIDGLPASANTGYTWKTYAERLEDAGISWICYQNMPDEWGDNMLGAFQQFRKANLASGYPVSSGGAPGAPYANTGQPLPYHAYDAATDNPGNPLYKGVANTLPGSRPDEYLDAFRRDIREGRLPQVSWINAPSIYCEHPGPSSPVQGAWFLQEVLDALTAVPEVWSKTVLLVNFDENDGYFDHVPSPSAPSVNPDKTLAGKSTLSDAEMQAEYFKQPAPPGSRTQPAADGRVFGPGPRVPLYVISPWSRGGWVNSQVFDHTSVLRFLEARFGVAEPHISPFRRAVCGDLTSAFNFKTPNNEALPTLGGRTTRSDADQLRRAQQALPAVPLPADMQLPQQAAGTRPSRALPYELHTSARCSAVGQVELVFANTGTQAAVFHVYDRHHLERIPRRYVVEAGKWLSDSWNAFQDNGGQYDLWVLGPNGFHRHFRGDTRRIGETGIAPEIRVCYDIANGDVYVDLINAGGRACHFHIEPLAYRGDGPWKATVGANGSKSQHWQLEQSGQWYDFAVTCDTDPAFYRRFAGRVETGRHTVSDPAMGMAAQG, from the coding sequence ATGGTCTCTCGCCGCAAATTCCTGCAGGCAGCAGCCGGCACCGGTTTCGCCGCTGCCGCGCTGGCCGCGTTTCCGCCCAGCATCCGCAAGGCCCTGGCCATCCCGGCCAACAATGCCACCGGCACCATCCAGGATGTCGAGCACGTGGTGATCCTGATGCAGGAGAACCGTTCCTTCGACCACTATTTCGGCACGCTGCGCGGCGTGCGCGGCTTCGGCGACCGCTTTGGCATCCCGCTGCCCGGTGCGCGCCAGGTATGGCAGCAACAGCGCGCCAACGGCGCGGTGCTGACGCCGTACCACCTCGACGGCACCAGCAACAACGCCCAGCGCGCCGCCGGCACCCCGCACGCATGGCTGGACAGCCAGCAGGCCTGGGACCACGGCCGCATGGCCAACTGGCCGACGTACAAGACCAGCACGTCGATGGGCTACTTCCGGGAGCAGGAGATCCCGTTCCAGTTCGCGCTGGCCAACGCCTTCACGCTGTGCGATGCGTACCACTGCTCGATGCACACCGGCACCGACGCGAACCGCGCGTTCCACCTGACCGGCACCAATGGCCCCACCGCCGCCAACGTCGCCTTCGTCAACAACGAGTGGGACGCGATCGACGGCCTGCCGGCCTCGGCCAACACCGGCTACACCTGGAAGACCTATGCCGAGCGCCTGGAAGACGCCGGCATCAGCTGGATCTGCTACCAGAACATGCCCGACGAATGGGGCGACAACATGCTGGGCGCGTTCCAGCAGTTCCGCAAGGCCAACCTGGCATCGGGCTATCCGGTCTCCAGCGGCGGCGCGCCGGGCGCGCCCTATGCCAACACCGGGCAGCCGTTGCCGTACCACGCCTACGATGCCGCCACCGACAACCCCGGCAACCCGCTTTACAAGGGCGTGGCCAACACCCTGCCCGGCAGCCGGCCCGACGAGTATCTCGATGCCTTCCGCCGCGACATCCGCGAAGGCAGGCTGCCGCAGGTGTCGTGGATCAACGCGCCATCGATCTATTGCGAGCATCCCGGCCCGTCGAGCCCGGTGCAGGGTGCCTGGTTCCTGCAGGAGGTGCTTGACGCCCTGACCGCGGTGCCCGAGGTCTGGAGCAAGACCGTGCTGCTGGTCAACTTCGACGAGAACGATGGCTATTTCGATCACGTCCCCTCGCCCTCGGCACCGTCGGTCAATCCGGACAAGACGCTCGCCGGCAAGTCGACGCTGAGCGATGCCGAGATGCAGGCCGAGTACTTCAAGCAGCCGGCGCCGCCGGGCAGCCGGACCCAGCCCGCGGCGGACGGCCGCGTCTTCGGCCCGGGACCGCGCGTGCCGTTGTACGTGATCTCGCCGTGGAGCCGCGGCGGCTGGGTCAACTCTCAGGTGTTCGACCACACTTCCGTGCTGCGCTTCCTGGAAGCGCGCTTCGGCGTGGCCGAGCCCCATATCAGCCCGTTCCGCCGCGCCGTGTGCGGCGACCTGACCAGCGCCTTCAATTTCAAGACGCCCAATAACGAGGCGCTGCCCACGCTGGGCGGCCGCACCACGCGCAGCGACGCCGACCAGCTGCGCCGCGCGCAGCAGGCCCTGCCGGCCGTGCCGCTGCCCGCCGACATGCAACTGCCGCAGCAAGCGGCCGGCACGCGCCCGTCGCGCGCGTTGCCGTACGAACTGCACACCAGCGCGCGCTGCAGCGCCGTGGGCCAGGTCGAACTGGTGTTCGCCAACACCGGCACGCAGGCCGCGGTGTTCCACGTCTACGACCGCCACCACCTGGAACGCATTCCGCGCCGCTATGTGGTCGAGGCCGGCAAGTGGCTCAGCGATAGCTGGAACGCCTTCCAGGACAATGGCGGCCAATACGACCTGTGGGTGCTCGGGCCCAACGGCTTCCATCGCCATTTCCGCGGCGACACCCGCCGCATCGGCGAGACCGGCATCGCCCCCGAGATCCGCGTCTGCTACGACATTGCCAACGGCGATGTCTATGTCGACCTGATCAACGCCGGCGGCCGCGCCTGCCACTTCCACATCGAGCCGCTGGCCTACCGCGGCGACGGCCCGTGGAAAGCCACCGTCGGCGCCAACGGCAGCAAGTCGCAGCACTGGCAGCTGGAGCAGAGCGGGCAATGGTATGACTTCGCGGTGACCTGCGACACCGATCCGGCCTTCTACCGCCGCTTCGCCGGCCGCGTGGAAACCGGCCGGCATACGGTGAGCGATCCGGCGATGGGGATGGCGGCGCAGGGCTGA
- a CDS encoding acyl CoA:acetate/3-ketoacid CoA transferase yields the protein MKVITAREAAALVQDGWTVASAGFVGAGHAEAVTEALEQRFLHSGLPRDLTLVYSAGQGDRGARGVNHFGNAGMTATVVGGHWRSATRLASLAMAEQCEGYNLPQGVLTHLYRAIAGGKPGVMTKIGLHTFVDPRTAQDARYHGGAVNQRARRAIAEGRACWVDAVEFRGDEYLFYPSFPIDCALIRCTAADARGNLSTHREAFHHELLALAQAAHNSGGIVIAQVESLVDHHEILQAIHVPGILVDYVVVCDNPANHQMTFAEAFNPAYVTPWQGEGAVDEAAAPSPEAGPLDARTIVQRRAVMELARRAPRVVNLGVGMPAAVGMLAHQAGLHGFTLTVEAGPIGGTPADGLSFGASAYPEAVVDQPAQFDFYEGGGIDLAILGLAELDGQGNVNVSKFGEGEGALIAGVGGFINITQSARAVVFMGTLTAGGLEVRAGDGSLRIVREGRVKKVVPEVSHLSFNGPYVASLGIPVVYITERAVFEMRAGERGEACLTLVEIAPGVDLQRDVLDQCAAPVAVAPDLREMDARLFQAGTMRL from the coding sequence ATGAAGGTAATCACCGCGCGTGAAGCGGCGGCACTCGTGCAGGATGGCTGGACCGTGGCCAGCGCGGGCTTTGTCGGCGCTGGCCACGCCGAGGCCGTGACCGAGGCGCTGGAGCAGCGCTTCCTGCACAGCGGCCTGCCGCGCGACCTGACGCTGGTGTATTCGGCCGGACAGGGCGACCGCGGCGCGCGCGGGGTGAACCATTTCGGCAACGCCGGCATGACGGCCACCGTGGTCGGCGGCCACTGGCGCTCGGCCACGCGGCTGGCCTCGCTGGCGATGGCCGAGCAGTGCGAAGGCTACAACCTGCCGCAGGGCGTGCTGACCCACCTGTACCGCGCCATTGCCGGCGGCAAGCCCGGCGTGATGACGAAAATCGGCCTGCACACCTTTGTCGATCCGCGCACCGCGCAGGACGCGCGCTACCACGGCGGCGCGGTCAACCAGCGCGCGCGCCGGGCCATTGCCGAAGGGCGGGCCTGCTGGGTCGATGCGGTCGAGTTCCGCGGCGACGAATACCTGTTCTATCCCAGCTTCCCGATCGACTGCGCGCTGATCCGCTGCACCGCCGCCGATGCCCGCGGCAACCTCAGCACCCATCGCGAAGCCTTCCACCATGAGCTGCTGGCACTGGCGCAGGCCGCGCACAACTCGGGCGGCATCGTGATCGCGCAGGTCGAAAGCCTGGTCGATCACCACGAGATCCTGCAAGCCATCCACGTGCCCGGCATCCTGGTCGACTACGTGGTGGTCTGCGACAACCCGGCCAACCACCAGATGACCTTCGCCGAGGCCTTCAACCCCGCCTACGTGACGCCGTGGCAGGGCGAGGGCGCCGTGGACGAGGCTGCCGCCCCGTCGCCCGAGGCCGGGCCCCTCGACGCGCGCACCATCGTGCAGCGCCGCGCGGTGATGGAACTGGCGCGGCGCGCGCCGCGGGTGGTCAACCTGGGGGTGGGCATGCCGGCGGCGGTGGGGATGCTGGCGCACCAGGCGGGGCTGCACGGCTTCACCCTGACCGTCGAAGCCGGCCCCATCGGCGGCACGCCCGCGGATGGCCTCAGCTTCGGCGCCTCGGCCTACCCGGAAGCGGTGGTGGACCAGCCCGCGCAATTCGACTTCTACGAGGGCGGCGGCATCGACCTCGCGATCCTGGGCCTGGCCGAACTGGACGGCCAGGGCAACGTCAACGTCAGCAAGTTCGGCGAAGGCGAGGGCGCGCTGATTGCCGGTGTCGGCGGCTTTATCAACATCACCCAGAGCGCGCGCGCCGTGGTCTTCATGGGCACGCTGACGGCGGGCGGGCTGGAGGTGCGCGCCGGCGACGGCAGCTTGCGGATCGTGCGCGAAGGCCGCGTGAAGAAGGTCGTCCCAGAGGTGTCGCACCTGAGCTTCAACGGCCCCTACGTGGCATCGCTGGGCATCCCGGTGGTGTACATCACCGAGCGCGCGGTGTTCGAGATGCGCGCCGGCGAGCGCGGTGAAGCGTGTCTCACGCTGGTCGAGATCGCCCCCGGGGTCGACCTGCAGCGCGATGTGCTCGACCAGTGCGCCGCGCCGGTGGCCGTGGCGCCGGACCTGCGCGAGATGGATGCACGGCTGTTCCAGGCCGGCACCATGCGCCTGTAA
- a CDS encoding extracellular catalytic domain type 2 short-chain-length polyhydroxyalkanoate depolymerase has translation MIRCKPIARLRALAAACALCASAGVVAQALPALGADLGQTSVSGLSSGAFMATQFHVAYSGTMAGVGVVAGGPFYCAGLFVPTPPATAAATQCMQPVGDTGPDAQAALDAARTFARDGRIDAVQNLARQRVYVFAGTRDQTVLPRVAAQVGRFYALAGVPASQLQYVSDVAAGHAFITSQSGDAACAVSASPFINNCGLEQARQILQWIYGTLQPAARPAGELLRFDQRAFDPGGKALLADSGYVYVPRECGADGGGAACRVHVAFHGCLQGAGAIGERFVRGAGYLESAEANRIVVLFPQVGASRHNPLGCWDFWGYTSDDPAQPDFFSREAPQMAAVMRMVRRLGAAPQ, from the coding sequence ATGATTCGATGCAAGCCAATCGCCCGCCTGCGGGCACTTGCCGCGGCCTGCGCGCTTTGCGCCAGCGCAGGCGTCGTCGCGCAGGCGCTGCCCGCGCTGGGTGCGGACCTGGGGCAGACCTCGGTGTCGGGGCTGTCTTCCGGCGCGTTCATGGCCACGCAATTCCACGTCGCGTACTCCGGCACCATGGCCGGCGTCGGCGTGGTCGCGGGCGGGCCGTTCTACTGCGCCGGCCTGTTCGTGCCCACGCCGCCCGCTACCGCGGCCGCGACCCAATGCATGCAGCCGGTCGGCGATACCGGCCCGGACGCGCAGGCGGCGCTGGACGCGGCGCGCACCTTTGCCCGCGACGGCCGCATCGACGCGGTGCAGAACCTGGCGCGCCAGCGCGTCTACGTGTTTGCCGGCACGCGCGACCAGACCGTGCTGCCGCGCGTCGCCGCGCAGGTGGGGCGCTTCTACGCGCTGGCCGGCGTGCCGGCATCGCAGCTGCAGTACGTGTCCGATGTCGCGGCCGGACATGCCTTCATCACCAGCCAGTCGGGCGATGCCGCCTGCGCGGTCAGCGCGTCGCCTTTCATCAACAACTGCGGGCTCGAGCAGGCACGGCAGATCCTGCAGTGGATCTACGGAACGCTGCAGCCGGCGGCACGGCCGGCGGGCGAGCTGCTGCGCTTTGACCAGCGTGCCTTCGATCCCGGCGGCAAGGCGCTGCTTGCCGACAGCGGTTATGTCTACGTGCCGCGCGAGTGCGGCGCCGATGGCGGTGGGGCGGCTTGCCGCGTGCACGTGGCCTTCCATGGCTGCCTGCAGGGCGCGGGCGCTATCGGCGAACGCTTCGTGCGCGGCGCCGGCTACCTGGAGAGTGCCGAGGCCAACCGCATCGTGGTGCTGTTCCCGCAGGTCGGCGCGTCGCGGCATAACCCGCTGGGCTGCTGGGACTTCTGGGGCTATACCAGCGACGACCCGGCCCAGCCTGACTTTTTCTCGCGCGAGGCGCCGCAGATGGCCGCGGTCATGCGCATGGTCCGCCGACTCGGCGCCGCACCCCAGTGA
- a CDS encoding response regulator transcription factor, with protein MEWLGRGLSDKEIARALGISDQTARTHRARLLQKAGAGNVCALLFQCVHNGWLALPQDQACDA; from the coding sequence CTGGAATGGCTCGGGCGCGGCCTGAGCGACAAGGAAATCGCGCGGGCGCTGGGCATCAGCGACCAGACCGCGCGCACGCATCGGGCCCGGCTGCTGCAGAAGGCGGGCGCGGGCAATGTCTGCGCCTTGCTGTTCCAGTGCGTGCACAACGGATGGCTGGCGCTGCCGCAGGACCAGGCCTGCGATGCGTAG
- a CDS encoding DEAD/DEAH box helicase, giving the protein MTTTNAPEPTTAVPTAVQTFDSFGLDARILRALSEQGYTSPTPIQAQAIPVVLLGKDVMGAAQTGTGKTAGFALPIIQRLLPLANASASPARHPVRALMLTPTRELADQVYDNVARYAKHTDLRSTVVFGGVDMNPQTDALRRGVEILVATPGRLLDHVQQKSVNLSQVQMLVLDEADRMLDMGFLPDLQRIINLLPAQRQTLLFSATFSPEIKRLASSYLKQPVTIEVARSNSTNENVRQAVYQVEDGHKQAAVVHLLKQRAEQSQSRQCIVFVNSKIGCSRLARHLEREGINAAAIHGDKTQTERMQTLDGFKSGTIDALVATDVAARGLDIPDMPCVINFDLPYSAEDYVHRIGRTGRAGASGDALSIYVPGNDERLLSDIEKLIKRSIPRGKLEGFDPTGERARQADSERRRERNDLRRARGADSEDRPRRHDHGASRQAFRASDDPFFSRPYEPSPSSAAQAKAADEVAAALTRGRQAPKRPVAALLGGVPRKS; this is encoded by the coding sequence ATGACCACTACGAACGCACCAGAACCTACCACCGCGGTTCCGACCGCCGTGCAGACCTTCGACAGCTTTGGCCTGGACGCGCGCATCCTGCGGGCCTTGTCCGAGCAGGGCTATACCTCTCCCACGCCGATCCAGGCGCAGGCCATTCCGGTCGTGCTGCTGGGCAAGGACGTGATGGGCGCCGCGCAGACCGGCACCGGCAAGACCGCGGGCTTCGCGCTGCCGATCATCCAGCGCCTGCTGCCGCTGGCCAATGCCAGCGCCTCTCCGGCACGCCACCCGGTGCGCGCGCTGATGCTGACCCCGACGCGCGAGCTGGCCGACCAGGTCTACGACAACGTTGCCCGCTACGCCAAGCACACCGACCTGCGCAGCACCGTGGTGTTCGGCGGCGTCGACATGAACCCGCAGACCGACGCGCTGCGCCGCGGCGTCGAGATCCTGGTGGCCACGCCCGGCCGCCTGCTCGACCACGTGCAGCAGAAGTCGGTGAACCTGTCGCAGGTGCAGATGCTGGTGCTGGACGAAGCCGACCGCATGCTCGACATGGGCTTCCTGCCGGACCTGCAGCGCATCATCAACCTGCTGCCGGCGCAGCGCCAGACGCTGCTGTTCTCGGCGACGTTCTCGCCCGAGATCAAGCGCCTGGCTTCCAGCTACCTGAAGCAGCCGGTCACCATCGAAGTGGCGCGCAGCAACTCGACCAACGAGAACGTGCGCCAGGCGGTGTACCAGGTCGAGGACGGCCACAAGCAGGCGGCGGTGGTGCACCTGCTCAAGCAGCGCGCCGAGCAATCGCAGTCGCGCCAGTGCATCGTCTTCGTCAACAGCAAGATCGGCTGCTCGCGGCTGGCGCGCCACCTGGAGCGCGAGGGCATCAACGCCGCCGCGATCCACGGCGACAAGACCCAGACCGAGCGCATGCAGACGCTGGACGGCTTCAAGAGCGGCACCATCGATGCGCTGGTCGCCACCGACGTGGCCGCGCGCGGGCTCGACATCCCCGACATGCCGTGCGTGATCAACTTCGACCTGCCGTACAGCGCCGAAGACTACGTGCACCGCATCGGCCGTACCGGCCGCGCGGGCGCCAGCGGCGACGCGCTGTCGATCTACGTGCCCGGCAATGACGAGCGCCTGCTGTCCGATATCGAAAAGCTGATCAAGCGCAGCATCCCGCGCGGCAAGCTGGAGGGCTTCGACCCCACCGGTGAGCGCGCCCGCCAGGCCGACAGCGAGCGCCGCCGCGAGCGCAACGACCTGCGCCGCGCGCGCGGCGCCGATAGCGAAGACCGTCCGCGCCGCCACGACCACGGTGCCAGCCGCCAGGCCTTCCGCGCTTCGGACGACCCGTTCTTCTCGCGCCCGTATGAGCCGAGCCCCTCGAGCGCGGCGCAGGCCAAGGCCGCCGACGAAGTCGCCGCGGCGCTCACGCGCGGACGCCAGGCGCCCAAGCGGCCGGTGGCGGCCCTGCTGGGCGGGGTGCCGCGCAAGTCCTGA
- a CDS encoding response regulator transcription factor produces the protein MNLTTREETVLACIARGMSDREIAARLSFSVSTARKHREHLLAKMQLRKSSQLTMYYLARQHGLFKKAGRQPRIIHSRNASANIWNGSGAA, from the coding sequence ATGAACCTCACCACTCGGGAAGAGACGGTGCTCGCCTGCATTGCCCGCGGCATGAGCGATCGCGAGATCGCCGCACGTCTTTCATTTTCCGTTTCCACGGCGCGAAAGCACCGTGAGCATCTGCTCGCGAAAATGCAATTGCGAAAATCATCGCAATTGACCATGTACTATCTCGCGCGCCAGCACGGGCTGTTTAAAAAAGCGGGACGGCAGCCGCGGATAATCCATTCTCGGAACGCGAGCGCGAATATCTGGAATGGCTCGGGCGCGGCCTGA
- a CDS encoding Bug family tripartite tricarboxylate transporter substrate binding protein produces the protein MQNTSRRTFQRRLGAVLLSATLPLAAAPALAETYPSKPIRLVVPFPPGGPTDTAARIIGQKMSETLKQPVVVDNRPGASGTIGAENVAKSPADGYTLLVLATPTLLAPHLIHRKGYDIFKDFTPIGAAYDLPIVMVVNPQAMPDVTSLQQYIAKAKARPGALNYTSAGNGSFGHLSTELLKNLGDFDVQHVPYKGSAPAISDLLAGQVPMMFSDMIAALPHIKAGKLRPIAVGSAKRVSFTPEVKTVAEQGFPGFDATAWGGLLAPAGTPKEVVATLSAELKKALADPTVQQKMLGAGTVAAYLPPEQLAARMKADYSKWGKVIQDNGIRGD, from the coding sequence ATGCAGAACACTAGCCGCCGTACCTTCCAGCGCCGCCTGGGCGCCGTCCTCCTGAGCGCCACGCTGCCGCTCGCCGCCGCGCCGGCCCTGGCCGAGACCTACCCGAGCAAGCCGATCCGGCTGGTGGTGCCGTTCCCGCCGGGCGGCCCGACCGACACCGCCGCGCGCATCATCGGCCAGAAGATGAGCGAAACGCTGAAGCAGCCGGTGGTGGTCGACAACCGCCCCGGCGCCTCCGGCACCATCGGCGCCGAGAACGTCGCCAAGAGCCCCGCCGACGGCTATACGCTGCTGGTGCTGGCCACGCCCACGCTGCTGGCGCCGCACCTGATCCACCGCAAGGGCTATGACATCTTCAAGGACTTCACGCCGATCGGCGCCGCCTATGACCTGCCCATCGTGATGGTGGTCAATCCGCAGGCGATGCCGGACGTGACCAGCCTGCAGCAGTACATCGCCAAGGCCAAGGCCAGGCCCGGCGCGCTCAACTACACCAGCGCCGGCAATGGCAGCTTCGGCCACCTGTCGACCGAGCTGCTGAAGAACCTGGGCGACTTCGACGTCCAGCACGTGCCCTACAAGGGCAGCGCCCCGGCCATCTCCGACCTGCTGGCCGGCCAGGTGCCGATGATGTTCTCGGACATGATCGCGGCGCTGCCGCATATCAAGGCCGGCAAGCTGCGCCCGATCGCGGTCGGATCCGCCAAGCGGGTCAGCTTTACGCCGGAAGTGAAGACGGTAGCCGAGCAGGGCTTCCCGGGCTTCGACGCCACCGCGTGGGGCGGGCTGCTGGCGCCGGCCGGCACGCCCAAAGAGGTGGTGGCCACCTTGTCGGCCGAGCTGAAGAAGGCGCTGGCCGACCCGACCGTGCAGCAGAAGATGCTGGGCGCCGGCACCGTGGCCGCCTATCTGCCGCCGGAGCAGCTGGCCGCGCGCATGAAGGCCGACTACAGCAAGTGGGGCAAGGTGATCCAGGACAACGGCATCCGCGGCGACTGA
- a CDS encoding IclR family transcriptional regulator domain-containing protein — MPQAETAKKDELLESLSKGLALLRLLGAGAERLTMQEVADQLDVTRAAARRLLLTLEHNGYVAQDGRHFALTPRVMELGYAYFASMSLPQMARPYLQQLCETQGESCSLGVLDAESVVLVAREEPRQLLRVDMALGRRMPAYAHSLGRVLLAGLDDTALEAYLAGATLRKLTPFTVSSRTTLARTLRQVRADGYCVLVSELVDGYAGISVPLRDQAGKVVAGLGFSMVLGSRDRAYLEARFLAPLREAAARIEAILQAR; from the coding sequence ATGCCGCAAGCCGAAACCGCCAAGAAGGACGAACTGCTGGAATCGCTGAGCAAGGGCCTGGCGCTGCTGCGCCTGCTGGGCGCCGGCGCGGAGCGCCTGACCATGCAGGAGGTTGCCGACCAGCTCGACGTGACCCGCGCCGCCGCGCGCCGGCTGCTGCTCACGCTCGAGCACAACGGCTACGTGGCCCAGGACGGCCGCCACTTCGCGCTGACGCCGCGGGTGATGGAGCTGGGCTACGCCTACTTTGCCTCGATGAGCCTGCCGCAGATGGCGCGGCCTTACCTGCAGCAGTTGTGCGAGACCCAGGGCGAAAGCTGCTCGCTGGGCGTGCTCGATGCCGAATCAGTGGTGCTGGTGGCGCGCGAGGAGCCGCGCCAGCTGCTGCGGGTGGACATGGCGCTGGGGCGGCGCATGCCGGCGTACGCGCACTCGCTGGGACGGGTGCTGCTGGCCGGCCTGGATGACACCGCGCTGGAGGCTTACCTGGCCGGCGCGACGCTGCGCAAGCTGACGCCGTTCACGGTCAGCTCGCGCACCACGCTGGCACGCACGCTGCGCCAGGTGCGCGCCGACGGCTATTGCGTGCTGGTCAGCGAACTGGTCGATGGCTATGCCGGGATCTCGGTGCCGCTGCGCGACCAGGCCGGCAAGGTGGTGGCCGGGCTGGGCTTCAGCATGGTGCTGGGCAGCCGCGACCGGGCCTACCTGGAAGCGCGCTTCCTGGCGCCGCTGCGCGAGGCCGCCGCCCGCATCGAAGCCATCCTGCAGGCGCGCTGA